Part of the Methylorubrum populi genome is shown below.
CTGCAGGGCATCGAGACGGTGGCGCTGCGGGTGGAGCGCCATGTCGAGAACGCGCGCAAGGTCGCCGAGTACCTGCGGGCGCACCCGCACATCGCCTGGGTGAACTATGCCGGCTTCCCCGACAGCCCGAACCACGCGATGGCGCGCAAGTACCTCAAGGGCGAGGGCTCCTCGCTCCTGACCTTCGGCGTCGCGGGCGGGTTCGAGGGCGGCAAGGCGTTCTACGATGCGCTGAAGCTGGTGAAGCGCCTCGTCAATATCGGCGACGCCAAGTCGCTCGCCTGCCACCCGGCCTCGACCACCCACCGCCAGATGACCCGCGACGAGCAGCGGGTCGCGGGCGTGCTGCCGGAGACGATCCGGCTCAGCGTCGGCATCGAGCATATCGACGACATCCTCGAAGACCTCGACCAGGCGCTCGCGGCGGCCGTCCCCGCCGCGCTCGCGGCCTGACGTCGTTCCTCACCGTTTGAGGGGAGATCCGCTATGCTGGACCACGGCACCTCGATCCTGCCCGCGAGCCGCCCCGTCGCGGAGACGGAACTCGACGGCCTCGCCGGCGCCCCGTGGTCGGAGCCAGCGCATCCCGAGCGGATCCTGCGGGTCGGCCTCCTCAACAACATGCCCGATGCCGCCCTGATGCAGACGGAGCGGCAGTTCCGGCGCCTGATCGGTCCCGGCGTCGAGTTGCGCCTGTTCAGCCTCGACACCGTGCCGCGGGGGCCGCTGGCCCGCGCCCATCTCGATCGCTTCTACGCGTCGCACGAGGCGCTGGCCGGGGCCGGGCTCGACGCGCTCGTCGTGACCGGCGCCGAGCCGAAGGCGAGGCACCTCGCCGACGAGCCGTTCTTCGCAGCTCTCGCGGCGGTGGTGGATTGGGCGGAGGCGCAAGGGATCCCAACCCTATTCTCCTGCTTCGCCGCCCATGCGGCGGTGCTGCATCTCGACGGCATCGAGCGGCGGCCGCTGCCGGCCAAGTATTCCGGCGTCTACGCCTGCCGGGTGGTGGCCGAGCACCCGCTGCTGGCGGGGATGCCGGCGAGTATGCCGGTGCCGCATTCGCGCTGGAACGACCTTCCCGAGGCGGCACTGGCGGCCCGCGGCTACCGCATCCTGCGCCGCTCGGACGCGGTCGGGGTTGATCTGTTCGTTCGTGACGGGGCGGGCGGCGCCCCGATGGTCTTTCTCCAGGGCCATCCGGAATACGACGCCGACACCCTGGCCCGCGAGTACCGCCGGGATGTCGGCCGCTTCCTCGAGGGCGAGCGCGAGACCTGCCCTTCGCTTCCCGAGAACTACTACACCGACGAGTCGGTCGCCTGTCTCGAGGCCTTCGCGGCGATGGCGCGGGCCGACCGTGCGCCGGCCCTGCATGCCGACTTCCCGACGATCGCCGAGACACCCGCCCGGCCGGCCGGCTGGCCGGAGGGCGCCGCCGGGCTGTTCCGCAACTGGCTCGCGCTGGTCTCGGCCCGCACCGCCGCGCTCGCCGCCTGAGGTCGCCC
Proteins encoded:
- the metA gene encoding homoserine O-succinyltransferase MetA yields the protein MLDHGTSILPASRPVAETELDGLAGAPWSEPAHPERILRVGLLNNMPDAALMQTERQFRRLIGPGVELRLFSLDTVPRGPLARAHLDRFYASHEALAGAGLDALVVTGAEPKARHLADEPFFAALAAVVDWAEAQGIPTLFSCFAAHAAVLHLDGIERRPLPAKYSGVYACRVVAEHPLLAGMPASMPVPHSRWNDLPEAALAARGYRILRRSDAVGVDLFVRDGAGGAPMVFLQGHPEYDADTLAREYRRDVGRFLEGERETCPSLPENYYTDESVACLEAFAAMARADRAPALHADFPTIAETPARPAGWPEGAAGLFRNWLALVSARTAALAA